The DNA window GCGTGATGCGCTGGTCGGCGCTGGTGCTGTCCACCTGCCAGCCGACGTCGATGGTGCTGCCGGGGGCCGCCGTATCGGGGGCGGTGAGGGCGGCGCCGGTGTTGAGGGCGGCGTCCTCGGCCAGCACCTCGACCGTGTGGCGGGCCAGTACACGGGTGCCTTCGCGCAGGACGTAACGCACTTCGTAGAGGCCGGTTTCCGCAGGAGCCTTGAGTGTGCCTGAGGTGGACTCGCGCACCGGGATGTACGTGCCGAATGTGTCATCCGCCGCGCCCATCGGGACGAGGTTGATGTAGTCGTTGGTGGCGACCGTGCCGGTCCAGTCCACGGCGATCTCATCGCCTGCGCGGATCTGTTCGGGGCCGGTGACCGTGACCTCGGGCGGGGTCAGTTCGATCATCGCGGTGGCCAGCACCTTGGGGCCTTCGCGCATCAGGTAGCGCAGTTCGTACATGCCCGGATCGGCGGGCATGGTGAGCGCCACCTGGGACGCGTCGCGCACCACCTGGTAGTTGCCGAACTCGTTTTCCGGCGCACCGGCGGGGACGACGACGACGTAATCCTGCGGGTTCACGGTGCCGGTCCATTCGACTGTCACGGACGCGCCCGTCGCGGCGCTGTCGGGGCCGGACACTGTGACCTGAGGCTCGGTGACCTCGATCATCGCGGTGGCCATGACCTTTGTGCCTTCGCGCAACAGGTAACGCAGTTCGTACATGCCGGGATCGGCAGGGGCGGTGAGCGTCGTTTCCGAGTTGTCGCGGACGGGCTGGTAGCTGCCGAACGTGTCGGGTTCGGCCCCGGCGGGGACGATCGTGACATAGTCCTTTGCGTTGACCGTGCCTGTCCAGCCGACGGTGAACTGCGCGCCCGTGCTGACGGATTCGGGGCCGGAGACGGTGACCTGCGGCTCGGTGACTTCGATCATGGCGGTGGCCATGACCTTGGGGCCTTCGCGCAGAAGGTAGCGCAACTCGTACATGCCGGGATCCGACGGCGCGATCAGGCGCGTCTCGGTGTCGTCGCGCACGGGCTGATAGCTGCCGTAGGTATTGGGCTCGGCCCCGACGGGCACGATGGTGACGTAGTCCTTGGGGTTGACCGTACCGGTCCAGGAGACGGTGAATTGTGCGCCGGTGGCGACGGTGTCCGGGCCGGAGACGGTGACCTCGGGGGCGGCGACCTCGATGGGGGCGGTCGCCAGCACGCGCGGGCCTTCGCGCAGGACGTAGCGCAGTTCGTACATGCCGGTATCGGAGGGCATGGTGAGCGTTACGGTGTCGTCGTCGCGCACCGGCTGGTAGCTGCCATAGGTTCCGGCATCGGCGCCCACGGGCGCGATGGTGATGTAATCCTTGGCGTTCACGGTGCCGGTCCAGCTGACGGGGACCTGCGCGCCGGTGACGGCGGTGGCCGGGCCGCTGATCGTGACCTCGGGCGTCAGCAGTTCGATCGTGGCGCGGGCCAGCGTCTTGTTGCCCTCGCGCTGGATGTAGCGGATTTCATGCATCCCCGGGTCGGCAGTGGCCAGAAGACGGCCGGAGCTGTCGTCGCGGACAGGGAAATAGTTGGTGTAGGTGCCTTCCTCGGCGCCCATGGGGACGATGGTGATGTAGTCCTTGGCGTTGACCGTGCCGGACCAGCTGACCGGGATTTCGGCGCCGGTGAGGGCTGTTTCAGGGGTCTGGAGCGTGACCTGCGGGTCGGCCACCTCGAGCGGGCGGCTGGCGACGGTGCGGCTGTCGACGTTGAGGATATAGCGGATTTCGTACAGACCTGGATCGGCGGGGGCGGTGAGGTCGAAGTTCTCGTGCTTGTTGATCGCGCGGTAGTTGGTAAGCGTGCCGGGCTCGGCACCGACGGGGACGATGGCGATATAGTCGCGTGGGTTGATCGTGGGCGACCAGCTGATTGTCACGGGCGCGCCGGTCTGGACGGTGTCGGCGGCTTGCAGGGTGACCTGGGCTGGCGTGATCTCGATAGGGTCGGTGCCCAGCACGGTCTTGGTCTCGGTGCTGTAGTAGCGGGCCTCGTAGGCGCCGGGTTCGCCGGGCATGGCAAAGGTCACATCGGTGTTCTTGCCGATGCGGGTGTATTGGCCCAGTTCGGATTCGGGCGCGCCTGCGGGGGTGACGGCGATGTAGTCGGCCTCGGATTGGGTCGGGTCCCAGGTGATGGTGGTCGGGCTGCCGGCGACGGCGGTGTCCGGCGCGTCGACGGTGACCCGGGGCACCTGCGGTTCGGGCTCTGGCTCCGGTTCGGCGACGGCGGTGGCGACGGCGGAGAGGGCCGCGCCAAGCTCGTCGGCGTTGGAGGCCTGGATGTATTGCCCGCCGGTTTCCTCGGCGATGCAGGACAGGGACGCGGTGTCCTCATCCGCGCCGAGGCCGAAGCCCACCACGTGGGCGGTAAAGCCGACGCCGCCTTTTTCCAGCGCGCGGGCCAGCTCGCACGGGTCCCGCTCGCAGCTTTCCAGACCGTCGGAGATGAGGACCACGGTGGCGGGGCGGTCGGTGTACGAAAGCTGCGTCGCGGCCTGTTCCACGGCGTCGGTCAGGGGGGTCTTGCCGGTGGGGGTAATGGATTTGATCCGGTCGAGGATTTCGGAGCGTTGAGCCGCGCCGGGCTCGACGATCACCTCGATATCGGTGCAGTCGCCCCGGGCGCGGTGGCCGTAGGCCATGAGGCCGACGCTGCGGTCGTCGGTCCAGTCGCCCAGCAGGTTGTCGATGACGTCGCGGGCGATCTCGATCTTGGCGGTGCCGTCGATCTGGCCCCACATGGAGTTGGAGCCGTCGAAGACGACCATCACATTGTCATTGGCCAGCGCCGCCGGGGCGGCAAGGAGCGTGGTGGTGAGCGCAAGGGCGCGGGTGGTGGAAAATGGCATCGAGTCCCCCTATGCAAAAAACAATTCGGGGGCAGGTAAACACATCCTCGGCCCCCGGTCATGTCCGGATTTCCAGACCGTGGGTCGGGGCGGGCCTTGGCAGGGTTCATCTTTTGATGTCCTATGGCCGTTCGGAAGGCGGAGCAGTGTCATGGAATGGCGTGACCAAGGTATTGTATTGGCGAGCCGCCCGCAT is part of the Roseovarius sp. THAF9 genome and encodes:
- a CDS encoding VWA domain-containing protein yields the protein MPFSTTRALALTTTLLAAPAALANDNVMVVFDGSNSMWGQIDGTAKIEIARDVIDNLLGDWTDDRSVGLMAYGHRARGDCTDIEVIVEPGAAQRSEILDRIKSITPTGKTPLTDAVEQAATQLSYTDRPATVVLISDGLESCERDPCELARALEKGGVGFTAHVVGFGLGADEDTASLSCIAEETGGQYIQASNADELGAALSAVATAVAEPEPEPEPQVPRVTVDAPDTAVAGSPTTITWDPTQSEADYIAVTPAGAPESELGQYTRIGKNTDVTFAMPGEPGAYEARYYSTETKTVLGTDPIEITPAQVTLQAADTVQTGAPVTISWSPTINPRDYIAIVPVGAEPGTLTNYRAINKHENFDLTAPADPGLYEIRYILNVDSRTVASRPLEVADPQVTLQTPETALTGAEIPVSWSGTVNAKDYITIVPMGAEEGTYTNYFPVRDDSSGRLLATADPGMHEIRYIQREGNKTLARATIELLTPEVTISGPATAVTGAQVPVSWTGTVNAKDYITIAPVGADAGTYGSYQPVRDDDTVTLTMPSDTGMYELRYVLREGPRVLATAPIEVAAPEVTVSGPDTVATGAQFTVSWTGTVNPKDYVTIVPVGAEPNTYGSYQPVRDDTETRLIAPSDPGMYELRYLLREGPKVMATAMIEVTEPQVTVSGPESVSTGAQFTVGWTGTVNAKDYVTIVPAGAEPDTFGSYQPVRDNSETTLTAPADPGMYELRYLLREGTKVMATAMIEVTEPQVTVSGPDSAATGASVTVEWTGTVNPQDYVVVVPAGAPENEFGNYQVVRDASQVALTMPADPGMYELRYLMREGPKVLATAMIELTPPEVTVTGPEQIRAGDEIAVDWTGTVATNDYINLVPMGAADDTFGTYIPVRESTSGTLKAPAETGLYEVRYVLREGTRVLARHTVEVLAEDAALNTGAALTAPDTAAPGSTIDVGWQVDSTSADQRITLARGNQAIFTWLQAVKITDGATTAQITLPSEAGVYELRFLDVSGQEVLARKVITVE